One segment of Zhihengliuella halotolerans DNA contains the following:
- a CDS encoding ABC transporter ATP-binding protein gives MSTPIEHRKTSVLSFADLSVTFDTEFGDVDAVKKLSLEVAPGEVVALVGESGSGKSVTSTAAMGLLPQNAHITGAASVGERNVVGMDPEQVRKMRATNVAMVFQEPMTALNPVLTVERQMTEALELHDLAYGQEAVDRAVELLQQVGIPDPAKRIKQYPHQFSGGQRQRIVIAMAISCNPKVIIADEPTTALDVTVQAEILDLLRRLKDELGTGILLITHNMGVVADMADRVAVMFRGDLVETGTVKDVLTRPQHPYTQKLLEAVPRLRHADEALASAERSGVSERERRLVLEAKDLVLEYDMRGHKFRAVEGVSFDVASNEILGIVGESGSGKSTIAKAVLGLLPVASGTLAVQGENLAALPPKEAKAVRRRIGVVFQDPAASLNPRFPIGDCITEPMVIHKVGNRKERLARAGELLDAVRLPRSVLNRYPHELSGGQRQRISIARALTLKPELLIADEPTSALDVSVQASVLEMIAELQAEYEFACLFVSHDLAVVDLLAHQVVVMKDGRAVEQGATSTVLHAPQADYTKRLLAAAPVPDPDEQRERREARRALLREQGLRVD, from the coding sequence ATGAGCACTCCAATCGAGCACCGCAAGACGTCGGTCCTGAGCTTCGCTGACCTCAGTGTGACTTTCGACACCGAGTTCGGCGACGTGGACGCTGTCAAGAAGCTCAGCCTGGAGGTGGCCCCCGGCGAGGTCGTCGCGCTCGTCGGGGAGTCCGGTTCGGGCAAATCCGTGACCTCTACCGCCGCGATGGGATTGCTTCCGCAGAACGCGCACATCACGGGTGCTGCCAGTGTCGGGGAGCGCAACGTCGTCGGAATGGATCCGGAGCAGGTCCGCAAAATGCGGGCCACGAACGTTGCGATGGTCTTTCAGGAACCGATGACAGCGCTCAACCCGGTGCTGACCGTTGAGCGGCAAATGACCGAGGCGCTGGAGCTGCACGACCTCGCGTACGGTCAGGAAGCCGTGGACCGCGCGGTGGAGCTCCTCCAACAGGTGGGTATCCCGGATCCGGCGAAGCGAATCAAGCAGTACCCGCACCAGTTCTCCGGCGGGCAGCGCCAGCGGATTGTCATCGCCATGGCGATCTCGTGCAATCCCAAGGTGATCATCGCGGACGAGCCGACGACGGCGCTCGACGTGACGGTGCAGGCGGAGATTCTGGATCTCCTGCGCCGCCTGAAGGACGAACTGGGCACGGGCATTCTCCTGATCACCCACAACATGGGCGTGGTGGCCGACATGGCCGACCGCGTGGCCGTCATGTTCCGTGGCGACCTCGTGGAGACCGGGACGGTCAAGGATGTCCTCACCCGTCCGCAGCACCCGTACACGCAGAAGCTCCTCGAGGCCGTCCCGCGATTGCGGCACGCGGACGAGGCGCTCGCGAGTGCTGAGCGTTCCGGGGTCTCGGAGCGAGAACGCCGGCTCGTGCTCGAGGCCAAAGACCTCGTCCTCGAGTACGACATGCGAGGACACAAGTTCCGCGCCGTCGAAGGAGTCTCCTTCGACGTCGCGAGCAACGAGATCCTCGGCATCGTGGGGGAGTCCGGTTCCGGAAAATCGACCATCGCCAAAGCGGTCCTCGGACTGCTGCCTGTGGCCAGCGGGACTCTCGCCGTTCAGGGGGAGAATCTCGCCGCTCTGCCTCCGAAGGAGGCGAAGGCGGTCCGCCGCAGGATCGGCGTCGTGTTCCAGGACCCGGCCGCGTCGCTGAACCCGCGTTTCCCGATCGGCGACTGCATCACGGAGCCGATGGTCATTCACAAGGTCGGGAACAGGAAGGAGAGACTCGCACGTGCCGGGGAACTCCTCGATGCCGTCCGACTCCCGCGCAGCGTCCTGAACCGCTACCCGCACGAGCTCTCCGGCGGTCAGCGCCAGCGAATCTCCATCGCGCGCGCTCTGACGCTAAAACCTGAGCTGCTCATCGCCGATGAGCCGACGTCGGCGCTCGACGTCTCCGTTCAGGCGTCGGTGCTCGAGATGATCGCTGAACTGCAGGCGGAGTACGAGTTCGCGTGTCTGTTCGTCAGCCACGATCTCGCTGTCGTCGATCTGCTCGCGCACCAGGTGGTCGTCATGAAGGACGGCCGGGCAGTCGAGCAGGGAGCCACCTCGACAGTGCTTCACGCGCCGCAGGCGGACTACACCAAGCGCCTTCTGGCGGCGGCTCCGGTTCCGGATCCCGACGAGCAGCGTGAACGACGCGAAGCGCGTCGCGCCCTGCTCCGCGAGCAGGGGCTGCGCGTCGACTGA
- a CDS encoding ABC transporter family substrate-binding protein, with product MRLKRISTAVAAGAILGLALSACAPETDPNGDGGGGGGGTAAENQSISASVGPNDFISYNGFTPETYSTYNSAIVDRMQLGFTYFGTDGEILPNEDLGSFEMVSEDPMVIEYTIADDAVWSDGTPITVADAVLAWAFQNPNLKSGDEPLFNSVSADLGDEVPEGPQGDAEGKTFTVEFAAPNPDWQIQTWMLHPAHVVAEQGGLTTEEFVEAARDGDAEALADAAEFWNTGWHTDPGTLPDEELVPVNGPYKLGSWEAGQSVTLVPNENYYGELAANDELVMRFVDQGAMVQALDNGDLDVIAPQPTVDTLSQLEGLGDKVNIHQGDTLTWEHLDFNFTEGSLFSDNLELRKAFAMCVPRQQIVENLIQPINPEAEVLNAREVFPFQDTYGEVVDASYDGQYDEVDIEGAKAILEAEGADGAEVRIGYSAPNPRRSDQVAMIKSSCDEAGFDIVDAGDADFFQPGGTQERGDYEVALFAWAGSGQITSGENIYATGKPQNYTDYSNEEVDAAWRTLATSLDESVHLEQTKEIEKLLWDDLFGIPIFAHPGLDSSAANIENVEGTATQDGIVWNAPTWQRAAE from the coding sequence ATGCGTCTGAAGCGTATTTCCACGGCAGTGGCCGCAGGAGCGATCCTGGGGCTGGCCCTGAGCGCGTGTGCGCCCGAGACGGACCCCAACGGTGACGGCGGCGGCGGCGGCGGCGGGACGGCTGCTGAAAATCAGTCGATCTCCGCGTCCGTGGGGCCGAACGACTTCATCAGCTACAACGGCTTCACCCCGGAGACCTACAGCACGTACAACTCCGCGATCGTGGACCGTATGCAGCTGGGATTCACGTACTTCGGGACTGACGGTGAGATCCTCCCCAATGAGGACCTCGGTTCCTTCGAGATGGTGAGCGAAGACCCGATGGTGATCGAGTACACGATCGCTGACGACGCGGTGTGGTCCGACGGCACACCGATCACGGTTGCCGACGCGGTGCTCGCGTGGGCATTTCAGAATCCCAACCTGAAGTCCGGCGACGAACCCCTCTTCAATTCCGTCTCCGCTGATCTTGGGGATGAGGTTCCGGAGGGACCGCAGGGTGACGCGGAGGGCAAAACCTTCACCGTGGAGTTCGCCGCCCCCAACCCTGACTGGCAAATCCAGACCTGGATGCTGCACCCGGCGCACGTGGTTGCCGAACAGGGCGGCTTGACCACCGAAGAATTCGTCGAGGCAGCGCGGGATGGCGACGCCGAGGCGCTCGCAGACGCCGCCGAATTCTGGAACACCGGTTGGCACACCGACCCAGGAACGCTTCCGGACGAAGAGCTGGTTCCTGTCAACGGCCCATACAAGCTCGGATCCTGGGAAGCTGGCCAGTCGGTGACGCTGGTTCCCAACGAGAACTACTACGGTGAGCTTGCCGCGAACGATGAGCTGGTCATGCGCTTCGTCGACCAGGGTGCGATGGTTCAGGCCCTCGACAATGGCGACCTCGACGTCATCGCTCCGCAGCCGACGGTCGACACGCTGAGCCAGCTCGAAGGGCTCGGCGACAAGGTGAACATCCACCAGGGCGACACTCTGACGTGGGAGCACCTCGACTTCAACTTCACTGAAGGCTCGCTCTTCTCGGACAATCTCGAACTGCGCAAGGCATTTGCCATGTGCGTGCCGCGCCAGCAGATCGTCGAGAACCTCATCCAGCCGATCAACCCGGAGGCCGAGGTTTTGAACGCTCGCGAGGTCTTCCCGTTCCAGGACACCTATGGTGAGGTCGTCGACGCTTCGTACGACGGCCAGTACGACGAGGTCGACATCGAGGGCGCCAAGGCGATTCTCGAGGCCGAAGGTGCTGACGGTGCCGAGGTCCGCATCGGCTACTCCGCGCCGAACCCCCGCCGTTCTGATCAGGTTGCCATGATCAAGTCCTCGTGTGACGAGGCAGGATTCGACATCGTCGACGCTGGCGATGCTGACTTCTTCCAGCCGGGTGGTACTCAGGAGCGTGGCGACTACGAGGTAGCGCTGTTCGCTTGGGCCGGTTCGGGCCAGATCACGTCGGGCGAGAACATCTACGCCACGGGTAAGCCGCAGAACTACACGGACTACTCGAATGAGGAAGTCGATGCTGCATGGCGGACCCTGGCTACGTCGCTTGACGAGTCGGTCCACCTCGAGCAGACGAAGGAAATCGAAAAGTTGCTCTGGGACGACCTGTTCGGCATCCCGATCTTCGCGCACCCGGGGCTCGACTCCTCGGCTGCGAATATCGAGAACGTCGAAGGTACAGCTACCCAGGATGGGATCGTCTGGAACGCCCCAACTTGGCAGCGGGCCGCCGAATAG
- a CDS encoding LamG-like jellyroll fold domain-containing protein, which produces MHLTAAAVAALSLALVAPAATAAPPQPAPLPTPEFTDVEVHDPSHVEADGEHWVFGSHLAAASTEDFMTWEQEANHVTAENPLFGDVTVELAETFAWAESDTLWAPDVIQLADGRYYMYYNACRGDSPRSAMGVAVSDDVGGPYRDLGIILRSGHRDGEGMSADGTPYDGSIHPNAVDPDVFYDHEGDLWMTYGSYSGGIFSLELDPETGMPLPDQGYGTHLTGGNHSRIEGASIMPDAESGDYFMFLSFGGLDSDGGYNMRVARADSPAGPYYDAEGNDMREVRSDPDLPIFDDASIEPYGTKLMGSYLFQREVGDPGSGIGDGYVSPGHNTTYVDPETGEMLLIFHSRFPGQGERHNVRANRMHFNSAGWPVVAPYRYAGAGLEHVRRGDAVGRYRLIDHGKAITADVARAEDLRLNQNGTVSGAVTGRWQVYNKDRAKLTLDGEVYDGRFSREWDPTAQAWVQAFSVQSAAGVSLWGSALAPMSDAEIVAAVSADLAGGDYLGDTSAVVADLQLPTEGTHGSNIAWESSDPSVVTAEGAVTRPAPGDDDGAATLTATVASGGLTERVEFDVTVLAKVEQGLAAHYSFDGSLEEAESRTAEGTVTGHRIDTTGGQVSYTGGVDGQAAVLDGASGIRLPDGVLSGKEYSVSLWLNPEQFTPYTTAFFGARDENNWISLVPQGHSGVGGNTLLWSGATTYYDGDAGSRIPAGQWSHMAFTVDHGDVAVYLDGELVHAGSGFPDVLTTADGVFGVGVNWWDTPFAGAVDDLRLYTGALDAADVAALAKR; this is translated from the coding sequence ATGCACCTCACAGCCGCCGCCGTGGCCGCGCTGTCGCTCGCGCTCGTGGCCCCGGCCGCGACCGCTGCGCCCCCGCAACCGGCGCCGCTGCCGACGCCGGAATTTACCGACGTCGAGGTTCACGACCCCTCGCACGTCGAGGCCGACGGCGAACACTGGGTCTTCGGCTCCCACCTCGCCGCCGCCAGCACGGAGGACTTCATGACGTGGGAACAGGAGGCCAATCACGTCACTGCGGAGAACCCGCTCTTCGGCGACGTCACGGTCGAACTCGCCGAGACCTTCGCGTGGGCCGAATCGGACACCCTGTGGGCCCCCGACGTCATCCAGCTCGCCGACGGCCGCTACTACATGTACTACAACGCGTGCCGGGGCGATTCGCCGCGCTCGGCGATGGGCGTCGCCGTCTCCGATGACGTCGGCGGCCCCTACCGGGATCTCGGCATCATCTTGCGCTCGGGCCACCGCGACGGCGAGGGCATGAGCGCCGACGGCACGCCCTACGACGGCAGCATCCACCCCAACGCGGTCGACCCCGACGTCTTCTACGACCACGAGGGCGACCTCTGGATGACCTACGGCTCCTACTCCGGCGGCATCTTCAGCCTCGAGCTCGACCCCGAGACCGGCATGCCGCTGCCCGATCAGGGCTACGGGACGCACCTCACCGGCGGGAACCACAGCCGGATCGAGGGCGCCTCGATCATGCCGGACGCCGAATCCGGCGACTACTTCATGTTCCTCTCCTTCGGCGGGCTCGACTCCGACGGTGGATACAACATGCGCGTCGCCCGCGCCGACAGTCCCGCCGGTCCCTACTACGACGCCGAGGGCAACGACATGCGCGAGGTTCGCTCGGACCCCGACCTGCCGATCTTCGACGACGCCTCCATCGAGCCGTACGGCACCAAGCTCATGGGCAGCTACCTCTTCCAGCGCGAGGTCGGCGACCCGGGCTCCGGCATCGGCGACGGCTACGTCTCGCCCGGCCACAACACCACCTATGTCGACCCCGAGACCGGCGAGATGCTCCTGATCTTCCACTCGCGGTTCCCCGGCCAGGGCGAGCGCCACAACGTGCGCGCCAACCGCATGCACTTCAACTCCGCCGGCTGGCCCGTCGTCGCGCCCTACCGCTACGCGGGCGCCGGGCTCGAGCACGTGCGCCGGGGCGACGCCGTCGGGCGCTACCGCCTCATCGACCACGGCAAGGCGATCACCGCCGACGTCGCCCGCGCTGAGGACCTCCGCCTGAACCAGAACGGCACCGTCAGCGGAGCCGTGACGGGCCGCTGGCAGGTCTACAACAAGGACCGCGCCAAGCTCACGCTGGACGGCGAAGTCTACGACGGCCGCTTCTCGCGCGAGTGGGACCCGACCGCGCAGGCGTGGGTGCAGGCCTTCAGCGTCCAGTCCGCCGCTGGCGTCTCGCTGTGGGGGAGTGCTCTCGCGCCGATGTCCGACGCGGAGATCGTTGCTGCGGTGAGCGCGGACCTCGCCGGCGGCGACTACTTGGGTGACACCTCCGCCGTCGTCGCCGACCTGCAGCTTCCCACGGAGGGCACGCACGGCTCCAACATCGCGTGGGAGAGTTCGGATCCCTCCGTCGTCACCGCGGAAGGCGCGGTCACCCGGCCCGCCCCCGGGGACGACGACGGCGCCGCGACCCTGACGGCCACTGTCGCGAGCGGCGGCCTGACCGAACGCGTGGAATTCGACGTGACCGTGCTGGCGAAGGTCGAGCAGGGGCTCGCGGCGCACTATTCGTTCGACGGTTCGCTCGAGGAGGCCGAGTCGCGCACCGCTGAGGGCACTGTCACCGGACACCGGATCGACACCACCGGCGGGCAGGTGTCCTACACCGGCGGCGTCGACGGGCAGGCCGCCGTGCTTGACGGGGCCAGCGGCATCCGCCTGCCCGACGGCGTGCTCTCCGGCAAGGAGTACTCCGTGAGCCTGTGGCTCAATCCGGAGCAGTTCACCCCCTACACCACCGCGTTCTTCGGGGCGCGGGATGAGAACAACTGGATCAGCCTGGTCCCGCAGGGCCACAGTGGCGTCGGCGGGAACACGCTGCTCTGGTCCGGGGCCACCACCTACTACGACGGCGACGCGGGCTCGCGGATCCCCGCGGGGCAGTGGAGCCACATGGCGTTCACGGTCGATCACGGCGACGTCGCCGTTTATCTCGACGGGGAGCTGGTGCACGCCGGGTCCGGATTTCCGGACGTGCTGACGACCGCGGACGGGGTGTTCGGAGTCGGCGTGAACTGGTGGGACACGCCGTTCGCCGGGGCCGTCGACGACCTTCGTCTCTACACGGGTGCCCTCGACGCGGCGGACGTGGCGGCACTGGCGAAAAGATAA
- a CDS encoding mechanosensitive ion channel, translating to MQSNFLGDIDWGSMLLKVLFAIIILVVTWIIAKAVKWAISKAVAKIPALQKQGNDGQQIGESIGQIASLLVWLFGLIAILQLFNLEQALSPLQGLLGGIFGFLPNLIGAGFIFFIGYVIAKIVRQLVQTALATVDLSKLTSKFKPRDAEPTDPHETNAKVSSLVGNLLFGVIIIVVAIAALQVLGIEAISQPAEQMLTMFLAAIPAIIAAGILLTIGFVISSFLGKLLEELLRGVGTDRALGSLGVVPEGASASGVITKIVQVAIMIFFAIMAAQLLGFPAITNILHEILELGGNVLFGGVIIAAGFLIAKLIGKFVTHGLASKVLRYSAIALFIAMGLRYMGLADSIINLAFGAVVIGGALAAALAFGLGGRDAAARTLNKVDLDDLADPEPGPAAGRTVPPTAPPASGPRADGPPVV from the coding sequence ATGCAGTCGAACTTCCTAGGTGACATCGATTGGGGGTCGATGCTCCTGAAGGTGCTCTTCGCGATCATCATCCTGGTCGTCACGTGGATCATCGCGAAGGCCGTCAAGTGGGCCATCAGCAAGGCGGTCGCCAAGATCCCGGCGCTGCAGAAGCAGGGGAACGACGGGCAGCAGATCGGTGAGTCGATCGGTCAGATCGCTTCGCTGCTGGTTTGGCTCTTCGGCTTGATCGCCATTCTGCAGCTCTTCAATCTGGAGCAGGCGCTCTCGCCGCTGCAGGGTCTGCTCGGCGGGATCTTCGGGTTCCTGCCCAACCTCATCGGTGCCGGATTCATCTTTTTCATCGGCTACGTGATCGCCAAGATCGTGCGCCAGCTCGTCCAGACAGCTCTCGCCACTGTCGATCTGAGCAAACTGACCAGCAAGTTCAAGCCGAGGGACGCCGAACCGACCGATCCGCACGAGACCAACGCCAAGGTCTCCTCGCTCGTCGGAAACCTGCTCTTCGGCGTCATCATCATCGTGGTGGCCATCGCGGCACTTCAGGTCCTCGGCATCGAAGCCATCTCGCAGCCGGCCGAGCAGATGCTCACGATGTTCCTTGCGGCCATTCCCGCCATCATCGCGGCGGGCATCCTGCTGACCATCGGTTTCGTCATCTCCTCGTTCCTCGGCAAGCTGCTCGAGGAACTGCTGCGCGGCGTCGGTACCGACCGTGCCCTCGGCAGCCTCGGCGTCGTCCCGGAGGGGGCGAGCGCCTCCGGTGTGATCACCAAGATCGTCCAGGTCGCCATCATGATCTTCTTCGCGATCATGGCGGCGCAGCTGCTGGGCTTCCCGGCGATCACCAACATCCTCCACGAGATCCTGGAGCTGGGCGGCAACGTCCTCTTCGGCGGCGTCATCATCGCGGCCGGCTTCCTGATCGCCAAGCTCATCGGCAAGTTCGTCACCCACGGCCTGGCGTCCAAGGTGCTGCGGTACTCGGCCATCGCACTGTTCATCGCGATGGGCCTGCGCTACATGGGCCTCGCCGACTCCATCATCAACCTCGCGTTCGGCGCGGTCGTCATCGGCGGCGCCCTCGCGGCGGCGCTGGCCTTCGGCCTCGGCGGACGCGACGCCGCGGCTCGGACGCTCAACAAGGTCGACTTGGACGATCTGGCCGATCCGGAGCCCGGTCCGGCGGCGGGACGGACGGTACCTCCGACGGCCCCTCCGGCTTCCGGCCCGCGGGCGGACGGCCCACCAGTGGTCTAG
- a CDS encoding DinB family protein, translating to MNVHLDAEAAALAGMLELQREAIDALLDDLTDEEARLRLVPSLTTPLGLVKHAAFVEDVWFAHRVAGRERDVLGLAATVDESFTLAPEDTIASVRAAFAAACARSRDIAAEHDLDERFAWRERTVTLRFIVLHMIREFARHAGHGDILVEQIRARRT from the coding sequence ATGAACGTGCACTTGGACGCCGAAGCGGCCGCGCTTGCGGGGATGCTCGAGCTCCAGCGCGAGGCGATCGACGCGCTGCTCGACGACCTCACGGACGAGGAGGCCCGCCTGCGCCTCGTCCCGTCGCTGACGACTCCGCTGGGCCTGGTCAAGCACGCGGCTTTCGTCGAAGACGTCTGGTTCGCCCACCGGGTGGCTGGCCGGGAGCGGGACGTGCTCGGCCTGGCCGCGACGGTCGATGAGAGCTTCACGCTCGCACCGGAGGACACGATCGCGTCGGTGCGCGCGGCCTTCGCCGCCGCGTGCGCCCGCTCGCGCGACATCGCCGCGGAGCACGACCTCGACGAGCGCTTCGCCTGGCGGGAACGCACGGTGACGCTGCGCTTCATCGTCCTGCACATGATCCGCGAGTTCGCCCGGCACGCCGGGCACGGCGACATCCTGGTTGAGCAGATCCGCGCGCGACGGACCTGA
- a CDS encoding ABC transporter permease, whose protein sequence is MLKFILRRIGAALVILFGASVLLYILVINSGDPLQDLRESNAENRDYLMEQRIANMNLDLPWYQRYLTWLMGVGKCFALQCDLGTNRSGVSVNSLLELAASSTLRLVLLATLLALVFGIAIGILTAVRQYSGLDYGVTFLTFLFFSLPVFWAAVLLKEYLAIGYNNWLSEPDFSVIQITLTSLIAGFLMQVFLAGSIRRRIITFAVTAVFFAVALPALTALDFFRNPQLGYVGVALLTFAVALSATAMATGVKNRKVLYPALITAALVSVLQIALFNVFYYYMNWWFIVAGLALAVLIPWFIGRKMGGRYSATAAGVSVATGVIGAGLTVIDHVFRAWPGFLGMKPRPIATIGSQTPNFGGDFWQTMLDQGTQLLLPTILLTIISLASYSRYTRSSMLEVAGQDYIRTARSKGLPERTVIFRHAFRNALIPIATIAAFDFAALIGGAVITESVFGWKGMGELFITGLREVDPNPVMAFFLVTGTAAILFNLLADIFYAVIDPRIRV, encoded by the coding sequence GTGCTTAAATTCATCCTTCGCAGAATCGGTGCTGCGCTCGTCATTCTTTTCGGCGCCTCCGTTCTGCTCTACATCCTAGTCATCAATTCGGGTGACCCGCTTCAGGATCTGCGAGAAAGCAACGCTGAGAACCGCGACTACCTGATGGAACAGCGGATCGCGAATATGAACCTCGATCTGCCGTGGTACCAGCGGTATTTGACGTGGCTCATGGGTGTCGGCAAGTGCTTCGCCCTCCAATGTGACCTTGGAACCAATCGCTCTGGTGTCTCAGTCAACTCCCTCCTCGAGCTAGCGGCATCGTCGACACTGCGTCTCGTCTTGCTGGCCACACTTCTGGCCCTGGTTTTCGGCATCGCGATCGGAATCTTGACGGCTGTGCGCCAGTATTCAGGCCTGGACTACGGCGTGACGTTCCTGACCTTCCTCTTCTTCTCGCTCCCCGTCTTCTGGGCTGCAGTCCTGCTGAAGGAATACCTCGCCATCGGCTACAACAACTGGCTGAGCGAGCCAGACTTCAGCGTCATACAAATAACGCTGACGTCGCTGATCGCGGGCTTCCTCATGCAAGTCTTCTTAGCCGGAAGCATCCGCCGACGCATCATCACCTTTGCTGTGACTGCCGTGTTCTTCGCTGTCGCCTTGCCGGCGTTGACCGCATTGGACTTCTTCCGCAATCCGCAGCTGGGATATGTCGGAGTTGCTCTGCTGACGTTTGCCGTCGCGCTGAGCGCTACCGCAATGGCCACCGGCGTGAAGAACCGCAAGGTTCTGTATCCTGCGCTGATCACCGCAGCGCTTGTGTCGGTCCTGCAGATCGCCCTGTTCAACGTTTTCTACTACTACATGAACTGGTGGTTCATCGTTGCGGGTCTGGCGCTCGCAGTGCTGATTCCTTGGTTCATTGGACGCAAAATGGGCGGGCGCTACAGTGCGACGGCCGCGGGCGTGAGCGTCGCCACCGGTGTCATCGGAGCGGGCCTGACTGTCATCGATCACGTGTTCCGCGCGTGGCCCGGCTTCCTCGGAATGAAGCCGCGGCCTATTGCCACCATTGGCTCCCAGACGCCGAACTTCGGTGGCGACTTCTGGCAGACCATGTTGGATCAGGGCACCCAGTTGTTGCTGCCGACCATTTTGTTGACGATCATTTCGCTGGCCAGCTACAGCCGCTACACGCGCTCCTCCATGCTCGAGGTCGCCGGCCAGGACTACATCCGGACAGCACGGTCGAAGGGCCTGCCTGAGCGCACCGTGATCTTCCGGCACGCGTTCCGCAATGCACTCATCCCCATCGCCACGATCGCGGCGTTCGATTTCGCGGCGTTGATCGGTGGGGCTGTCATCACGGAGTCCGTCTTCGGTTGGAAGGGAATGGGTGAGCTGTTCATCACGGGTCTGCGCGAAGTGGATCCGAATCCGGTGATGGCGTTCTTCCTCGTCACCGGCACGGCAGCCATTCTCTTCAACTTGCTGGCCGATATTTTCTACGCCGTCATCGACCCGAGGATCAGGGTATGA
- a CDS encoding ABC transporter permease produces the protein MSTPKQQKSPATGEIYSLAEAEDARLIQEDAESLSQGQMIRRRFLHHKAAMISVCMLVFITIMAFSSIGFAGIPGWWDKSYFAAGSVVDGGRPTLSLIPTWLGGDGFIWGEHPFGQENTGKDYFALVMRGTQKSIIIAVIVGAVATAIGAIIGAVAGYFRGWVDSILMRITDLFIVIPLLVLAAVLGQMAGNLGSSIVYLALVLGLVTWTGLARLVRGEILSLREREFVSAAQSMGASYGRIIFKHLLPNTIGVIVVNATFAIAGAILLETSLSFLGFGVRAPESSLGLLISEYQNSFTNRPWLFWWPGAIIVAIALSVNFIGDGLRDAFDPRQTQKRSKRKKAKANA, from the coding sequence ATGAGTACTCCCAAGCAACAGAAATCACCCGCGACGGGTGAAATTTATTCGCTGGCCGAGGCTGAGGACGCTCGGCTCATTCAAGAAGACGCGGAGTCGCTCTCCCAAGGGCAGATGATTCGGCGGCGCTTCCTCCATCACAAAGCAGCCATGATCTCCGTGTGCATGCTGGTGTTCATTACCATCATGGCCTTCTCCTCCATCGGATTCGCTGGCATCCCCGGCTGGTGGGACAAGAGCTACTTCGCCGCCGGATCCGTTGTCGACGGCGGGCGTCCCACTCTGAGCCTGATACCCACTTGGCTCGGTGGCGATGGCTTCATCTGGGGGGAGCACCCCTTCGGTCAGGAGAACACGGGCAAGGACTACTTCGCCCTGGTGATGCGCGGGACGCAGAAATCGATCATCATCGCGGTGATAGTCGGCGCTGTTGCGACGGCCATCGGCGCCATTATCGGCGCCGTCGCGGGCTACTTCCGTGGCTGGGTCGATTCCATCCTGATGCGTATCACTGACCTCTTCATCGTGATCCCGCTGCTGGTTCTCGCGGCGGTTCTCGGCCAGATGGCCGGCAACCTGGGTAGCTCGATTGTCTACTTGGCGCTGGTGCTGGGACTCGTCACGTGGACCGGTCTGGCGCGTCTCGTGCGCGGTGAGATCCTCTCCCTGCGCGAGCGAGAGTTCGTTTCCGCGGCACAGTCCATGGGTGCGTCCTACGGCCGCATCATTTTCAAGCACCTCCTGCCCAACACCATCGGCGTGATTGTCGTCAACGCGACGTTCGCCATCGCCGGCGCCATCTTGCTGGAGACGTCACTGAGCTTCCTCGGCTTCGGTGTGCGAGCGCCTGAATCGTCTCTGGGACTGCTCATCAGCGAATACCAGAACTCATTCACCAATCGACCGTGGCTCTTCTGGTGGCCGGGCGCCATCATCGTTGCCATCGCGCTGAGCGTGAACTTCATCGGCGACGGCCTGCGTGACGCTTTCGACCCGCGGCAAACGCAGAAACGCAGCAAGAGGAAGAAAGCGAAGGCCAACGCATGA